One region of Mucilaginibacter sp. 14171R-50 genomic DNA includes:
- a CDS encoding type B 50S ribosomal protein L31 — MKKDLHPSNYRLVVFKDMSNDYSFITKSCIDSRETVKWEDGNEYPLIKLEISHTSHPFYTGKMKLVDTAGRIDKFRTRYNKK; from the coding sequence ATGAAAAAAGATCTGCATCCATCAAACTATAGGTTAGTTGTTTTCAAGGATATGTCAAACGACTATTCTTTCATAACCAAATCATGCATCGATAGCCGCGAAACCGTAAAATGGGAAGATGGCAACGAGTATCCATTGATCAAATTAGAAATTTCGCACACTTCGCACCCGTTTTACACAGGTAAGATGAAGTTAGTTGATACAGCCGGGCGTATTGATAAATTCCGTACCCGTTACAACAAAAAATAA
- a CDS encoding GlmU family protein — translation MAIILFDDDARNTLLPLTYTRPVADLRIGILTIAEKWAEYLKSTFSFRTEAYLQVKFPLAIHDDNIFINGSVCPDDAVVEAIKNLSSGQALRCGNILVAVKLIDVYAAAFNPLATYSNEIVYNNELVMIRHPEDIFRKNDTELRKDFKLLTKGRKSANISSTNTIIGDDFFAEEGAQAECCSFSTLNGPIYLAANSEVWEGTNIRGPFALCEHSQIKMGTKIYGATTVGPYCRVGGEVNNAVIWGYSNKGHEGYLGNAVVGEWCNIGADSNNSNLKNNYGEVKLWDYPTKSMRPTGLQFCGLIMADHAKCGINTMFNTGTVVGVSANVFGGGYPPNYIPDFSWGGANGFEEYAFDKMIDTAAKAVARRPHRKFDDAEKAILTAAYELTKGVKK, via the coding sequence ATGGCAATCATTCTTTTTGACGACGATGCTCGTAACACCCTTCTGCCGTTAACATACACCCGCCCGGTTGCCGATCTGCGAATAGGGATATTAACCATAGCCGAAAAGTGGGCCGAATATTTAAAATCAACGTTCTCTTTTCGTACCGAAGCATACCTGCAAGTTAAGTTTCCGCTCGCTATTCACGACGATAATATATTTATCAATGGTTCGGTTTGTCCGGATGATGCGGTTGTTGAAGCCATCAAGAATTTAAGCAGCGGGCAAGCGCTGCGCTGCGGGAATATTTTGGTGGCAGTGAAGCTTATTGATGTTTACGCTGCAGCTTTTAACCCACTTGCCACGTATTCAAACGAAATAGTTTACAACAATGAGTTGGTGATGATTCGCCACCCTGAAGATATTTTTCGTAAAAACGACACCGAACTTCGCAAGGATTTTAAATTGCTTACCAAAGGCCGCAAAAGCGCCAATATCAGCAGTACAAATACGATAATAGGTGATGATTTTTTCGCGGAAGAGGGTGCGCAAGCCGAGTGTTGCAGCTTCAGCACATTGAACGGACCGATTTACCTGGCAGCCAATAGCGAAGTTTGGGAAGGTACCAATATACGCGGGCCGTTTGCTTTGTGCGAGCACTCGCAGATAAAAATGGGCACCAAGATATACGGCGCCACTACGGTTGGCCCGTATTGCCGCGTGGGCGGCGAGGTAAACAACGCGGTTATCTGGGGCTATTCTAACAAAGGCCACGAAGGTTATCTGGGTAATGCCGTGGTAGGCGAGTGGTGTAACATTGGCGCCGACAGCAATAACTCGAACCTGAAAAATAACTATGGCGAGGTGAAACTTTGGGATTACCCGACGAAGAGCATGCGCCCAACCGGTTTGCAATTTTGTGGCTTAATTATGGCCGACCACGCCAAATGTGGTATAAATACAATGTTTAATACGGGTACGGTTGTTGGCGTAAGCGCTAATGTTTTTGGTGGGGGATACCCGCCCAATTATATCCCCGACTTTTCGTGGGGCGGCGCTAACGGCTTTGAAGAATATGCTTTTGATAAAATGATAGATACCGCTGCTAAGGCAGTGGCCCGGCGCCCGCACCGCAAATTTGATGATGCTGAAAAAGCTATTTTGACGGCAGCCTATGAGCTTACAAAGGGAGTTAAAAAATAA
- a CDS encoding right-handed parallel beta-helix repeat-containing protein gives MTSYLLRGIAAMLVVSSFAMCTKKTIIQPKNDPPASDTLSVKESDSANAGFTYTVHPSEWFIDGTNIPPGAVVYVPAGTRGSLLLKNFKGTAANPIIIINKGGKVTFSAPTAASYGFKTQNCQFFKISGNGQSGVKYGFDVNGGNIGMTMDDLSSDFEITNVEVRNSGFAGIMAKTDPSCDIATQRGHFTMKNIKIHRNYIHKTGGEGVYVGNSFYAEGVSLACGTVLPHDIKAVYIYSNVVDSTGCEGIQVGSAVSGCKVYNNTITSPGLSPFASGQNNGIQIGEGTGGTCYNNLIKNAPGNGIIVLGLGDNLVYNNYIINAGNNGIFADSRYTPGPNFQFINNTIISPGDDGIKLNSVFIPMNTVINNVIINPGTGVAIHRMNGDVKLSTANNYVNIDVNACGFVNFNSGNYRLKASSPLINAGSNVSAYGINTDYYGGVRPSGSGFDIGAAEFQEP, from the coding sequence ATGACAAGTTATCTGTTACGCGGCATAGCGGCTATGCTGGTGGTGTCATCCTTTGCGATGTGCACAAAAAAAACAATTATTCAGCCTAAGAACGACCCACCGGCGAGTGATACTCTATCGGTAAAAGAATCTGATAGCGCCAACGCGGGTTTTACATATACTGTACACCCCTCCGAATGGTTTATTGATGGCACTAATATCCCTCCGGGCGCTGTTGTTTACGTGCCGGCCGGAACGCGGGGCTCTTTGCTGTTAAAAAATTTCAAAGGCACTGCCGCAAATCCAATCATCATCATTAATAAAGGCGGTAAAGTAACGTTTTCTGCACCAACCGCGGCTTCATACGGCTTTAAAACCCAAAACTGTCAATTCTTTAAAATATCGGGTAACGGCCAATCGGGTGTTAAATACGGATTTGATGTGAACGGCGGAAACATTGGCATGACGATGGACGACCTGAGCTCGGATTTTGAGATCACAAATGTTGAGGTACGCAACAGCGGCTTTGCCGGTATTATGGCAAAAACCGACCCTTCATGCGATATAGCAACCCAGCGCGGCCACTTTACCATGAAGAACATCAAAATTCACAGGAACTATATTCATAAAACAGGCGGTGAGGGCGTATACGTGGGTAACTCCTTTTATGCCGAAGGGGTTTCGCTTGCGTGCGGCACAGTACTGCCGCACGATATAAAAGCGGTTTATATATACAGCAACGTCGTGGACTCTACCGGTTGCGAAGGCATACAGGTTGGCAGCGCGGTTTCGGGATGTAAGGTGTATAATAATACCATCACATCGCCCGGATTATCGCCTTTTGCCAGCGGACAGAACAATGGCATACAAATAGGCGAGGGCACAGGCGGTACTTGTTACAACAACCTGATAAAAAATGCACCGGGCAACGGCATCATTGTTTTGGGGCTTGGGGATAACCTGGTTTATAATAACTACATTATTAACGCGGGCAATAACGGTATTTTTGCAGATTCGCGGTACACACCGGGCCCAAATTTTCAGTTTATAAACAATACTATCATCTCGCCCGGAGACGACGGGATAAAGTTAAATTCGGTATTTATCCCCATGAATACGGTTATCAATAACGTGATCATCAACCCCGGTACGGGCGTAGCCATCCACCGGATGAATGGCGATGTGAAGCTTAGCACCGCTAATAATTATGTTAACATTGATGTTAATGCCTGCGGGTTTGTAAACTTTAACAGCGGTAACTATCGTTTAAAAGCGTCGTCGCCGCTTATTAATGCCGGCAGCAATGTTTCGGCGTATGGCATAAATACCGATTATTACGGCGGCGTACGCCCTTCGGGAAGTGGTTTTGATATTGGTGCAGCCGAATTTCAGGAGCCGTGA
- the tpiA gene encoding triose-phosphate isomerase, whose product MRKKIVAGNWKMNLDYTEGLGLFTEVINMVKDEATGNQEVVVCSPFIHLHSLAQLAKGYHKVTVGAQNAHQAESGAYTGEISARQIKSVGAEYVILGHSERRHYFGESNGLLAKKTDTALANGLKPIFCIGETLQEREAGQHFDVIKSQLAEGVFHLDAEKFGQLVLAYEPVWAIGTGVTATSDQAQEIHAFIRKEIAAKYHQQVADDTTILYGGSCNPKNAAELFACADIDGGLIGGASLKSRDFTDIVKAFN is encoded by the coding sequence ATGAGAAAAAAAATTGTAGCCGGAAACTGGAAAATGAACCTTGATTATACGGAAGGCCTTGGCCTTTTTACCGAAGTGATAAACATGGTAAAAGACGAAGCAACCGGCAACCAGGAAGTGGTGGTTTGCAGCCCGTTCATTCATCTGCATAGCCTGGCGCAACTGGCCAAAGGATATCATAAAGTAACGGTTGGCGCGCAAAATGCCCATCAGGCCGAAAGCGGCGCTTATACAGGCGAGATATCTGCAAGGCAGATCAAATCTGTTGGTGCCGAATATGTTATTTTAGGCCACTCGGAGCGCCGCCACTACTTTGGCGAAAGCAACGGCCTTTTAGCTAAAAAAACTGATACAGCTTTAGCCAACGGTTTAAAACCTATCTTCTGCATCGGCGAAACCTTACAGGAGCGCGAAGCAGGTCAGCATTTTGATGTAATAAAAAGTCAGTTGGCCGAAGGTGTTTTTCACCTTGATGCCGAAAAATTTGGACAACTGGTATTGGCTTACGAGCCGGTTTGGGCTATTGGTACCGGCGTAACCGCAACGTCAGACCAGGCGCAGGAGATCCACGCATTTATCCGTAAGGAAATTGCCGCAAAATATCATCAGCAGGTTGCTGATGATACAACGATACTTTACGGCGGCAGCTGCAACCCTAAAAACGCGGCCGAGCTTTTTGCCTGCGCGGATATCGACGGCGGCCTTATCGGTGGTGCATCCCTGAAATCGCGCGACTTTACGGATATTGTTAAGGCGTTTAATTAG
- the prmA gene encoding 50S ribosomal protein L11 methyltransferase produces the protein MNYYELLFTTITTEDYQQDLLIGALGEIGFDTFEEIDLGFKAYIPVDDFNQQLLDETLAAYRDMFTFSYDITLIPQKNWNEVWEGNFEPIQIGAQVFVRATFHEPKPEFPYEIVIDPKMAFGTGHHQTTAMMMGLMLENDFAGKKVLDMGCGTGILAILAAKLGAEDITAIDYDVVCYESTIENSALNNIGNIKALCGSKEVIPDEQYDIILANINRNILTDQMQRYAETLKPGGEIYFSGFYESPDLDIITEEARKYNLKYITHKKDKEWVAAKFVL, from the coding sequence ATGAACTACTACGAACTCCTTTTTACCACTATTACCACGGAAGATTACCAGCAGGACCTGCTGATAGGCGCTTTGGGTGAAATTGGTTTTGATACTTTTGAAGAAATTGACCTGGGCTTTAAGGCATATATCCCGGTAGACGACTTTAACCAGCAACTATTAGATGAGACGCTGGCTGCTTACCGCGACATGTTCACTTTTAGTTATGACATCACCCTTATCCCTCAAAAAAACTGGAACGAGGTGTGGGAGGGAAACTTTGAACCCATACAAATAGGCGCCCAGGTATTTGTTCGTGCGACGTTTCATGAGCCGAAGCCCGAGTTTCCGTACGAGATCGTCATCGACCCAAAAATGGCTTTCGGGACCGGCCATCACCAAACCACGGCCATGATGATGGGCCTGATGCTGGAAAATGATTTTGCGGGCAAAAAGGTACTGGATATGGGCTGCGGAACAGGTATATTGGCCATCCTCGCGGCCAAACTTGGCGCCGAAGATATTACAGCTATTGATTACGACGTGGTATGCTACGAGAGCACTATTGAAAATTCCGCACTGAATAACATCGGAAACATCAAAGCGCTGTGCGGTTCAAAAGAAGTTATCCCTGATGAGCAATATGATATTATCCTGGCCAACATCAACCGCAACATCCTGACAGACCAGATGCAGCGCTACGCCGAAACGCTTAAACCCGGCGGCGAGATCTATTTTAGCGGGTTTTATGAATCGCCTGACCTTGATATCATTACCGAAGAAGCACGCAAATACAACCTGAAGTACATTACCCACAAAAAAGATAAAGAGTGGGTAGCTGCTAAGTTTGTTTTATAG